The Parambassis ranga chromosome 14, fParRan2.1, whole genome shotgun sequence genome includes a window with the following:
- the fam76b gene encoding protein FAM76B: MATSALYACTKCNQRYPFEELSQGQQLCKECRIAHPIVKCTYCRSEFQQESKTNTICKKCAQNVKQFGTPKPCQYCNIIAAFIGTKCQRCTNSEKKYGPPQTCEQCKQQCAFDRKEEGRRKVDGKLLCWLCTLSYRRVLQKTKEQRKGFGSSNSSSLNEKDHHSRPHHHHHHHRHSSSHHKLSGSLSPEQEQGLWKQSHKSSSIQKETPKKKPKLEMKPSNGDSSSITQSMDSGGTDNFILISQLKEEVMSLKRLLQQRDQTILEKDRKLTELKADFQYQESNMRVKMNQMEKAHKEAMEQQQAKNRELMKQVAALSKGKKFDRTGSSLLLS; encoded by the exons ATGGCAACGTCGGCTCTGTACGCCTGTACGAAGTGTAACCAGCGCTACCCCTTCGAGGAGCTGTCGCAGGGCCAACAGCTGTGCAAG GAATGTCGCATCGCACACCCAATAGTGAAGTGTACATACTGCAGATCTGAGTTTCAACAGGAAAG CAAAACCAATACAATCTGCAAGAAATGTGCCCAGAATGTCAAACAGTTTGGAACA CCCAAACCCTGCCAGTACTGTAACATCATTGCAGCTTTTATTGGGACAAAGTGCCAGCGCTGTACCAACTCAGAGAAGAAATACGGACCTCCACAGACCTGTGAACAGTGCAAACAACAATGCGCCTTTGACCGTAAGGAGGAGGGCAGGAGAAAG GTGGATGGAAAGCTGCTGTGCTGGCTCTGTACTCTGTCCTACCGTCGTGTCCTGCAGAAGACtaaggagcagaggaagggtTTTGGTTCTTCAAACTCCTCATCTCTGAATGAGAAAGATCACCACTCCAGACcgcaccatcatcaccaccaccaccgacACAGCAGTTCTCACCACAA ACTAAGTGGGAGCTTGAGTCCTGAGCAGGAACAGGGACTTTGGAAGCAGAG CCATAAATCGTCTTCAATCCAGAAGGAGACTCCAAAGAAGAAACCAAAACTTGAGATGAAGCCATCCAACGGGGACAG TAGTTCCATTACTCAGTCTATGGATTCTGGAGGAACGGACAACTTCATCCTCATCAGCCAGCTGAAAGAGGAGGTAATGTCACTGAAGAGACTTCTGCAGCAAAGGGATCAGACCATTTTAGAGAAGGACCGAAAG CTCACAGAGCTCAAAGCTGACTTTCAGTACCAAGAATCAAATATGAGAGTGAAGATGAACCAAATGGAGAAAGCGCACAAAGAAGCTATGGAGCAACAACAG GCCAAGAACAGGGAGTTGATGAAACAAGTGGCTGCCCTGTCAAAGGGAAAAAAGTTTGACCGGACAGGAAGCTCACTACTGTTGTCCTAA
- the mtmr2 gene encoding phosphatidylinositol-3,5-bisphosphate 3-phosphatase MTMR2 codes for MEKSGSIDSLGSKRSSSRQPSVDSLSSTSTSRSDRSAQAKPPSAMSSDSVSTSAEFSPELRVKPKVLAKKVLRNSDKEEPQLLPNETVQDMAQDITYFCPFTGALRGTVTVTNYRLFFKCMDREPAFLLDLPLGVVSRVEKIGSASSRGDVSYGLVCKDMRNLRFAHKQLEDTLRKSIFEVMMKFAFPVSNGLQIFAFDYGQVFPENGWKVYDAVSEYKRQGIPNESWRITKVNDHYELCDTYPSTLAVPVNIPDEELKRVAAFRAKGRIPVLSWIHPESQATVTRCSQPMVGVNGKRSKEDEKYLQAIMDANAQSHKLFIFDARPSVNAAANKMKGGGYESEDAYQNAELVFLDIHNIHVMRESLRKLKDVVYPNIEDSHWLSNLESTHWLEHIKLILAGALRIADKVESGKTSVVVHCSDGWDRTAQLTSLSMLMLDGYYRTIRGFEVLLEKEWLSFGHRFQLRIGHGDKNHTDADRSPVFIQFIDCVWQLTRQFPAAFEFNDYFLVTILDHLYSCLFGTFLCNSEQQRLKEEIPKRTVSLWSYINSQLEDFTNPLYVNYSNHVLFPVVGLRHLELWVGYYIRWNPRMRPQEPVHQRYKELLAKRAELQKRVDELQREVTNRSASSSSERAGSPTRSITPVQTFV; via the exons ATGGAGAAGAGCGGAAGCATAGACAGCTTGGGGTCGAAGCGTTCCTCTTCCCGACAGCCAAGTGTTGATTCATTGTCCAG CACTTCCACCTCTCGCTCTGACCGGTCTGCCCAGGCCAAACCGCCGTCAGCGATGTCCTCCGACTCTGTGTCAACTTCTGCTGAGTTTTCTCCAGAGCTCAGG GTCAAGCCCAAAGTCCTTGCCAAG AAGGTGCTCAGAAATTCAGACAAGGAAGAACCACAGTTACTTCCAAATGAAACTGTGCAAGACATGG cTCAAGATATCACCTACTTCTGTCCTTTCACTGGAGCGCTGAGAGGAACAGTGACCGTTACCAACTACAGGCTTTTCTTTAAATGCATGGACAGG GAACCAGCGTTTCTGCTGGATTTGCCCCTTGGGGTGGTGAGTCGTGTGGAAAAGATCGGAAGTGCTTCAAGCCGTGGTGACGTGTCCTATGGGCTTGTTTGTAAA GATATGCGTAATCTACGGTTCGCACACAAGCAGTTAGAGGACACGCTCAGGAAGTCCATTTTCGAAGTGATGATGAAATTTGCGTTTCCTGTTTCCAACGGACTA caAATCTTTGCCTTTGATTATGGGCAAGTCTTTCCTGAAAATGGATGGAAGGTGTATGATGCTGTCTCAGAGTACAAAAGACAG gGTATACCTAATGAAAGCTGGAGGATAACAAAAGTAAATGATCACTATGAGCTATGTGATACCTACCCATCAACTCTGGCAGTGCCTGTCAACATACCAGACGAAGAGCTGAAGAGAGTCGCTGCCTTTCGAGCAAAAGGAAGGATACCT GTGTTGTCATGGATCCATCCAGAGAGCCAGGCGACAGTGACGCGCTGTAGTCAGCCGATGGTGGGGGTGAATGGGAAGCGCAGCAAAGAGGACGAGAAGTACCTCCAGGCGATCATGGATGCTAACGCTCAATCTCATAAACTCTTCATTTTTGATGCCAGACCCAGTGTTAACGCAGCTGCCAACAAG ATGAAAGGGGGTGGATATGAAAGTGAAGATGCATATCAAAACGCAGAACTGGTGTTCTTGGATATTCACAACATCCATGTGATGAGAGAGTCACTCCGCAAGCTAAAGGATGTGGTCTATCCTAATATTGAGGACTCCCACTGGCTTTCCAATCTAGAGTCCACTCATTGGTTGGAGCACATTAAG TTGATCCTGGCAGGGGCACTGAGAATTGCAGACAAAGTGGAGTCTGGGAAAACATCAGTTGTGGTGCACTGTAGCGACGGATGGGACCGCACAGCTCAGCTCACCTCCTTGTCCATGCTCATGTTGGATGGTTACTATCGCACTATTCGTGGCTTTGAGGTGCTGCTTGAGAAAGAGTGGCTTAGTTTCGGTCATCGCTTCCAACTG CGTATTGGTCATGGTGATAAAaaccacacagatgcagaccGCTCACCGGTTTTTATTCAGTTCATTGACTGTGTCTGGCAGTTGACTCGACAG TTTCCTGCAGCCTTTGAGTTTAATGACTACTTCCTGGTCACCATCCTGGATCACCTGTACAGCTGCCTGTTTGGGACGTTCTTGTGCAACAGTGAACAGCAGAGGTTGAAGGAA GAGATCCCCAAAAGGACAGTCTCATTGTGGTCCTATATTAACAGCCAGCTGGAGGACTTTACAAATCCTTTGTATGTGAACTACTCCAACCATGTGCTGTTCCCAGTAGTTGGCTTACGCCACCTGGAGCTTTGGGTTGGTTACTACATCCGATGGAACCCCCGCATGAGACCTCAG GAGCCTGTGCATCAGCGTTACAAGGAGCTGTTAGCAAAGCGCGCTGAGCTACAGAAAAGGGTGGATGAGTTGCAGCGAGAGGTGACCAACCGCTcggcttcctcttcctctgagcgGGCGGGCTCGCCCACACGCTCCATCACTCCGGTGCAAACCTTTGTGTGA
- the cwc15 gene encoding protein CWC15 homolog, protein MTTAARPTFEPARGGRGKGEGDLSALSKQYSSRDLPGHTKIKYRQPTQDAPEEVRARDFRRELEERERVAVREKTRERGPREHTTSSSSSSSSSKRPRLDQIPAANLDADDPLTDDDEDEDSEEDSEDDNTAALIAELEKIKKERAEEQERKEREQKAEEERIRMENILSGNPLINLAGQQQQVNQTQTTFRVKRRWDDDVVFKNCAKGVDEARKEKRFVNDTLRSEFHKKFMEKYVK, encoded by the exons ATGACTACAGCTGCAAGACCAACATTTGAGCCagcaagaggagggaggggtaaAGGAGAGGGTGATTTGAGTGCCCTGTCCAAGCAGTATTCCAGTCGAGATCTTCCTGGTCACACAAAAATCAAATACAG GCAGCCTACCCAGGATGCCCCTGAGGAGGTTCGTGCCCGTGACTTTCGCAGGGAGCTTGAGGAGAGGGAGCGTGTAGCTGTACGTGAGAAGACCCGTGAGAGGGGACCAAGAG AGCATACcacatcttcctcatcctcctcctcatcttcaaaGAGGCCTAGACTGGATCAGATCCCAGCAGCCAATCTTGACGCTGATGACCCTCTCACTGAC gatgatgaagatgaagattcTGAGGAAGACAGTGAGGACGACAACACTGCAGCTCTTATTGCTGAACTGGAGAAAATCAAGAAGGAGCGGGCTGAAGAGCAAGAGCGCAAG GAGCGAGAGcagaaggcagaggaggagaggattcGAATGGAAAATATTTTGAGTGGCAATCCATTGATCAATTTGGCAGGACAACAGCAACAAGTGAACCAGACTCAGACCACATTCCGGGTCAAGAGAAG GTGGGATGATGATGTTGTGTTCAAAAATTGTGCCAAAGGAGTGGATGAGGCACGAAAGGAGAAACGCTTTGTTAATGACACGCTTCGCTCAGAGTTCCACAAAAAATTTATGGAGAAATATGTGAAGTAA
- the si:rp71-1d10.8 gene encoding tigger transposable element-derived protein 6 — MPSRNHLDKIGKKKRRKWTEEAMERALIEVKSGRCTVRQAAKEFGVPKSSLGDRVSGRVTPGSRSGPAQLITSADEDLLVEFSLYMSKHGFPLTKQQLVSFASSIYKRQHRRVAFSKLGQTWWLNFRKRQEKNITIQPADNVVRGRTVCVRKEAVDQFFRLLSTVIDAHGLRDKPDQIFNCNETGFQLGKKRAILPKSASLGYKPAPGWRDHISVLACFSAAGEDIPPFIIYSKAYPGGVCYKTQGPPDALYGWSDSGCINSDLFKKWFLKHFLVHAPKERPLLLIFDGHKSPVNLEVVESARKEDVILLCLPPHCSHILQPLDAGLFVVLKQHFASLTGDGCTTDTHFAVSKKKFSAVFKGSYQIAKEEEGISIVKEGFRKCGIYPLNLFAVSEGHFMPSHSIGSTAGPSSPTSAQPNSEDLTAAGPSS; from the coding sequence atgccATCGAGAAATCATCTTGACAAAATCgggaagaagaaaaggaggaaatgGACAGAGGAGGCCATGGAGCGAGCTCTGATCGAGGTGAAGTCGGGAAGGTGCACGGTGAGACAGGCTGCAAAGGAGTTTGGAGTCCCTAAATCTTCACTGGGGGACAGAGTGAGTGGACGAGTGACACCAGGGAGTCGCAGCGGACCAGCTCAGCTTATTACATCTGCCGATGAGGATCTGTTAGTAGAGTTCTCCTTATACATGTCCAAGCATGGATTCCCACTGacaaagcagcagctggtgtCCTTTGCATCCTCGATTTATAAGCGGCAGCACCGCAGGGTAGCATTTTCCAAACTGGGTCAGACCTGGTGGCTCAATTTTAGAAAACGTCAAGAGAAGAACATTACTATTCAGCCAGCAGACAATGTTGTCCGTGGGAGGACAGTATGTGTGAGAAAGGAAGCAGTAGATCAGTTTTTCCGCCTGCTGAGCACTGTCATAGACGCTCATGGGCTCAGAGACAAGCCTGACCAAATCTTCAACTGCAATGAGACGGGCTTTCAGCTGGGCAAAAAGAGGGCAATTCTCCCCAAATCTGCCAGTCTGGGCTACAAGCCAGCGCCAGGCTGGAGGGACCACATCTCTGTCCTGGCTTGCTTTAGTGCAGCTGGAGAGGACATTCCCCCATTTATTATATACTCAAAGGCCTATCCAGGGGGAGTATGTTACAAGACACAAGGACCACCAGATGCCCTATATGGGTGGTCGGACTCAGGGTGCATCAACTCTGACCTCTTTAAAAAATGGTTCCTAAAACATTTTCTTGTGCACGCACCAAAGGAGCGTCCACTGCTGCTGATTTTTGATGGCCACAAATCACCTGTAAACCTGGAGGTGGTGGAATCGGCTCGAAAGGAAGACGTCATTCTTCTGTGCCTTCCACCTCACTGCTCTCACATCTTGCAGCCACTTGACGCCGGTCTGTTTGTGGTCTTGAAGCAGCATTTTGCATCACTGACTGGTGACGGCTGCACTACTGACACACACTTTGCTGTCAGCAAGAAAAAGTTCTCCGCTGTATTTAAAGGGTCATATCAGATCgcaaaggaagaggaaggtaTAAGCATTGTGAAGGAGGGCTTTAGGAAATGTGGCATCTACCCTCTGAACCTTTTTGCCGTCAGTGAGGGTCACTTCATGCCATCACACAGCATTGGTTCAACAGCTGGTCCCTCCTCGCCTACATCAGCACAGCCCAATTCAGAAGACCTCACAGCTGCCGGACCCTCGTCCTAA